The following coding sequences lie in one Lolium perenne isolate Kyuss_39 chromosome 2, Kyuss_2.0, whole genome shotgun sequence genomic window:
- the LOC127328692 gene encoding uncharacterized protein, whose product MADSALRPRKDLPSDLLTEIACRLPCLIDRLGMSRTCRDWWLAVKRSSPPRQLPWLLLPDPTTSPVNTGRVSFYCVLGKGNGDTHNLRIGEDTGNARFFGSYDGGWILLAHGQTDRHMLLNLHTDRRLFLPDHVYYVSPEEGTVLTPLSTTILVATFSSPPGQNTQCFGAAIIDSTWGVCRPQLAFWSMEVSGVRRPVAMGFMKSLCEPWSRPEDVIYHRGAFHFLTDAEHVVVYDIFELQEVEEGRSICLRIDAHHCEYLMHGGPRGSTSVRARYLVESRGELLMVVRYAGNSPAWFPHTGGFQVYQATQLPTGASQVQLVWTELHSLDGRMLFVARGCSRSYEVADFPGSAFGEGIYFLDDRKSNGIDMVSLAAHAAPRRWYTCSDNGRCRLVVGEPRLQVFRRWFTNKEHSDYSPPIWCIP is encoded by the coding sequence ATGGCTGACTCTGCACTTCGTCCAAGGAAGGACCTCCCTTCCGACCTCCTCACCGAGATCGCCTGCCGCTTACCGTGCCTCATCGACCGCCTCGGCATGTCGAGGACATGCCGCGATTGGTGGTTGGCGGTCAAACGGTCGTCGCCCCCGCGTCAACTCCCATGGCTCCTCCTCCCGGACCCCACCACTTCCCCTGTGAACACGGGGAGGGTATCCTTTTACTGTGTGCTCGGCAAGGGCAACGGAGACACCCACAACCTCCGCATCGGGGAAGACACTGGCAATGCACGCTTCTTCGGCTCCTATGATGGTGGTTGGATCTTGCTCGCCCATGGGCAAACCGACCGCCACATGCTCCTCAACCTCCATACCGACCGGCGGTTATTCCTCCCTGACCACGTCTATTATGTGTCACCTGAGGAAGGTACTGTATTGACTCCCTTGTCCACAACCATCCTAGTCGCCACCTTCTCTTCCCCGCCGGGTCAGAACACACAGTGCTTCGGCGCTGCCATCATCGACTCAACGTGGGGGGTGTGTCGCCCGCAACTTGCCTTCTGGAGCATGGAGGTGTCCGGTGTTCGTCGTCCCGTGGCCATGGGTTTCATGAAGAGTTTATGTGAACCGTGGTCCCGACCTGAGGATGTCATATATCACAGAGGAGCTTTCCATTTCCTAACTGATGCAGAGCATGTTGTCGTGTATGACATATTCGAGCTCCAAGAAGTTGAAGAAGGTAGGAGTATATGTTTGAGGATTGATGCACACCACTGCGAGTATTTGATGCACGGGGGACCTCGCGGCTCCACATCAGTCAGGGCTCGCTACCTCGTGGAGTCCCGCGGGGAACTGCTGATGGTCGTGAGATACGCGGGAAATTCTCCTGCATGGTTCCCGCACACAGGGGGATTCCAGGTGTACCAGGCAACGCAGCTCCCCACCGGCGCCAGCCAGGTTCAGCTCGTCTGGACCGAGCTGCATTCGCTGGATGGAAGGATGTTGTTCGTGGCGCGGGGGTGCTCCAGGTCCTACGAGGTGGCTGATTTCCCCGGCTCTGCCTTTGGAGAAGGCATCTACTTCTTGGATGACCGGAAATCGAACGGCATAGACATGGTGTCCCTCGCAGCGCATGCGGCGCCCCGGCGCTGGTACACCTGCAGTGACAACGGGAGGTGTCGGTTGGTGGTGGGGGAGCCGCGTCTTCAAGTCTTCCGCCGCTGGTTCACGAACAAGGAACACTCTGACTACTCGCCGCCGATTTGGTGTATCCCTTGA